In a genomic window of uncultured Flavobacterium sp.:
- a CDS encoding dienelactone hydrolase family protein — MKNSALIIFATILFSNTINAQLKPVKYADGDQVLNGLSIKSAKKSSNNPGILLLPAWLGIDKASKDIATELSKLGYTVFIADIYGEGNYPKNTSEAGKQAGYYKTNFAVYQKRINAALQELVKSGANADNIVAIGYCFGGTGVLEAARGHLNLKGVVSFHGSLARDASRQVEPITAKVLVCHGADDPFESKEEITAFQQEMRDSKADWQMIYYANAVHSFTNPEAGNDNSKGAAYNAVAAKRSFEHLQLFLNEVLKK; from the coding sequence ATGAAAAATTCTGCCCTAATTATTTTTGCTACTATACTGTTTTCTAACACTATAAATGCGCAATTAAAACCTGTAAAATATGCTGACGGCGATCAGGTATTAAATGGTTTATCTATAAAATCTGCTAAGAAAAGCAGCAATAATCCTGGTATTCTACTTTTGCCAGCCTGGTTAGGAATTGACAAAGCTTCAAAAGATATTGCGACTGAGTTATCTAAATTAGGCTATACGGTTTTCATCGCTGATATTTATGGTGAAGGAAATTATCCAAAAAATACTTCAGAAGCAGGAAAACAAGCCGGATATTACAAAACCAATTTTGCGGTTTATCAAAAAAGAATCAATGCAGCGTTACAGGAATTAGTAAAATCCGGCGCAAATGCAGATAATATTGTTGCTATTGGATATTGTTTTGGAGGAACCGGAGTTCTTGAAGCTGCCCGCGGACATTTGAACTTAAAAGGTGTGGTTTCATTTCATGGTAGTTTAGCCAGAGATGCAAGTCGCCAAGTTGAACCTATTACAGCCAAAGTTTTAGTTTGTCATGGTGCCGATGATCCATTTGAATCTAAGGAAGAAATTACAGCTTTCCAACAAGAAATGCGTGACTCTAAAGCCGATTGGCAAATGATTTATTATGCAAATGCCGTTCACTCTTTTACAAATCCTGAAGCCGGAAACGACAATTCTAAAGGTGCCGCTTATAATGCTGTTGCCGCAAAAAGATCATTCGAGCATTTACAGCTTTTCCTGAATGAAGTTTTGAAAAAATAG
- a CDS encoding Lrp/AsnC family transcriptional regulator, with translation MDILDEFDVKIIKELEKDGRIAFSTIATNLKISNTMVHQRINRLFEQGIITGIKPILNEKQIGYDWASFTGITLNKDSDSERVIQALKEIPEITECYFVTGSFTLYLKITAKNHEHMRKILYEQIDNIPGIAKTDSMVELGCAFKRNITL, from the coding sequence ATGGATATTTTAGATGAGTTTGACGTAAAAATTATAAAGGAACTGGAAAAAGACGGAAGAATTGCATTTTCGACAATCGCTACGAATCTAAAAATTTCAAATACAATGGTTCATCAACGCATCAATCGTTTGTTTGAACAAGGAATTATTACAGGAATTAAACCTATTTTGAACGAAAAACAAATTGGTTATGATTGGGCTTCGTTTACCGGAATTACACTCAATAAAGATTCTGATTCTGAAAGAGTTATTCAAGCTTTAAAAGAAATTCCCGAAATTACAGAATGCTATTTTGTAACCGGATCTTTTACACTTTACCTCAAAATTACGGCAAAAAACCACGAGCATATGCGTAAGATATTATACGAACAAATTGATAATATTCCGGGAATTGCAAAAACAGATTCAATGGTCGAATTAGGATGTGCTTTTAAGCGAAATATTACTTTATAA
- a CDS encoding glycosyltransferase family 2 protein: MVTVSLCMIVKNEGETLGKCLESIKNIVDEIVIVDTGSTDKTKEIAYRYTDKVYDFAWINDFAAARNFAFSKATKDYQLWLDADDIIIEKDQIAFLELKKTLSPEVDMVLMKYNYVVDENNNPTYSFHRERLVKRANNYRWNDPVHEYIEYGGNYLMSEIAITHKKVDSFSDRNLKIYESELEKNIPFSPRSLYYYARELRDHSRYEDAVLYFKKFLATKKGSVGDSINACLEIGKIYRKLNDTDNALKYLFQTFSFDIPKAEACCEIAAIYKINADYTKAIYWYELILKLNISKNDTSIMTTDCWNFVPAIELAVCYYNINDVEKAIAYNELAAKYKADHESVVHNRAYFNNVLRENKDFLYTDYKH; the protein is encoded by the coding sequence ATGGTAACGGTAAGTCTTTGTATGATTGTTAAAAATGAGGGAGAAACATTAGGAAAATGTCTTGAATCCATAAAGAATATAGTAGATGAAATTGTAATTGTCGATACAGGATCTACAGATAAAACCAAAGAAATCGCTTATAGATATACAGATAAAGTATATGACTTTGCATGGATAAATGATTTTGCCGCAGCAAGAAATTTTGCTTTTTCTAAAGCGACCAAAGATTATCAATTATGGCTGGATGCGGATGATATTATAATCGAAAAAGATCAAATTGCTTTTTTAGAACTTAAAAAAACGCTTTCTCCTGAAGTTGATATGGTTTTGATGAAATACAATTATGTTGTTGATGAAAATAACAATCCAACTTATTCTTTTCATCGCGAACGATTAGTAAAAAGAGCCAATAATTACCGTTGGAATGATCCGGTTCATGAATATATTGAATATGGCGGGAATTATTTAATGTCTGAAATTGCAATAACGCATAAAAAAGTAGATTCTTTTTCAGACCGAAACTTAAAAATTTATGAATCTGAATTAGAAAAAAATATTCCATTTTCGCCAAGATCGTTATATTATTATGCGAGAGAATTACGCGATCATTCAAGATATGAAGATGCAGTTTTATATTTTAAAAAATTTCTTGCTACAAAAAAAGGATCTGTTGGTGATAGTATTAATGCGTGCTTAGAAATTGGTAAAATTTATAGAAAATTAAATGATACAGATAATGCTTTAAAGTATCTTTTTCAGACTTTCAGTTTTGATATTCCTAAAGCAGAGGCATGTTGTGAGATTGCTGCCATTTATAAAATCAATGCTGATTATACCAAAGCTATTTATTGGTATGAATTGATTTTAAAATTGAATATTTCTAAAAATGATACTAGTATAATGACAACTGATTGCTGGAATTTTGTTCCTGCGATTGAACTTGCAGTATGTTATTATAATATTAATGATGTCGAAAAAGCTATTGCTTATAATGAATTAGCGGCAAAGTATAAAGCAGATCATGAATCTGTGGTACACAACCGCGCGTATTTTAATAATGTACTTAGAGAAAATAAAGATTTTTTATATACAGATTATAAACACTAA
- a CDS encoding DUF3667 domain-containing protein — protein sequence MSHSPIRKDKTCLNCRHVVEQKFCPNCGQENTDSRKTFHHLFIHFFEDLTHYENAFWKTIKNLLFKPSTLTKEYLSGKRLSYLAPVRLYIFISFVTFLLIALFPNKVSENLNKSQEEISSNFEKPSKNKTEKHGKKDYLEDKTMKQLDKKYFQLRPMKEIDSIQKYGKESEKLSDFAYWTYEKAVHVTEHNTKKEIIEKFIESFIHNIPKILFIIMPFFAFFLWIFHNKKKWYYFDHGIFTLHYFSFLLLIFLILFIINKVIGLFGEDTPLTVVGNIINFVGILWMSYYFYPAHHRFYGETRIVSFIKSFILFFINFFFILFLLVFYMLYIFINLH from the coding sequence ATGTCACACAGTCCGATTAGAAAAGACAAAACCTGCTTAAATTGCAGGCATGTTGTTGAACAAAAATTTTGTCCAAATTGCGGACAGGAAAACACAGATAGCAGGAAAACATTCCACCATTTGTTTATCCATTTCTTTGAAGATTTAACGCATTATGAAAATGCTTTCTGGAAAACGATTAAAAACCTGCTTTTCAAACCTTCGACATTAACCAAGGAATATCTTTCAGGAAAACGACTGTCGTACCTTGCTCCTGTTCGTCTTTATATTTTTATAAGTTTTGTTACTTTTCTTTTAATTGCTTTATTTCCGAATAAAGTAAGCGAGAATCTTAACAAAAGTCAGGAAGAAATTAGTTCAAATTTTGAAAAGCCTAGCAAAAATAAAACTGAAAAGCACGGCAAGAAAGACTATTTGGAAGATAAAACGATGAAACAACTCGATAAAAAATACTTTCAATTAAGGCCGATGAAAGAAATCGACTCTATTCAAAAGTATGGAAAAGAGAGTGAAAAACTTTCTGATTTTGCCTATTGGACTTATGAAAAAGCGGTTCATGTCACGGAACATAATACAAAAAAGGAAATCATTGAAAAATTCATAGAATCTTTCATTCATAATATTCCAAAAATTCTGTTTATTATAATGCCTTTCTTTGCTTTCTTTTTATGGATTTTTCACAACAAAAAGAAATGGTACTATTTTGATCACGGTATTTTTACTTTGCATTATTTCTCCTTTTTGCTTTTAATTTTCCTCATCTTATTTATTATCAACAAAGTAATTGGCTTATTTGGAGAGGACACTCCGCTTACAGTCGTAGGTAATATTATTAATTTTGTTGGTATTCTTTGGATGTCTTATTATTTTTATCCTGCACATCATCGCTTTTATGGCGAAACCAGAATAGTGTCATTTATTAAAAGTTTCATCTTATTTTTTATAAACTTCTTTTTTATCCTATTTTTACTTGTTTTTTATATGTTATACATATTTATCAATTTACACTAA
- the cysK gene encoding cysteine synthase A → MKYQNILETIGNTPHIKLNKLFTDHEVWIKLEKSNPGSSIKDRIALAMIEDAEKRGLLNPDSIIIEPTSGNTGIGLSLVAAVKGYKVIIVMPESMSVERRKIIEAYGAEYVLTPREKGTSGAVEKAKELAATINNAFLPSQFTNPANVEVHERTTAQEILADFPDGIDYLITGVGTGGHITGVSKILKQHFPNLKTIAVEPALSPVLSGGIPAPHPLQGIGAGFIPEVFNREYVDEIITVEKNDAFNFAKKLTQKEGIFGGVSTGAALAGVSKKLKDIPTGSVILTFNYDTGERYLSVEELFGFFS, encoded by the coding sequence ATGAAATACCAAAACATTTTAGAAACCATTGGCAACACGCCTCACATTAAACTGAATAAACTTTTTACGGATCACGAAGTTTGGATTAAACTCGAAAAATCTAATCCGGGTTCGAGCATCAAAGACAGAATTGCATTGGCAATGATTGAAGATGCCGAGAAAAGGGGACTTTTAAATCCTGATTCGATTATTATAGAACCAACTTCGGGCAATACAGGAATTGGACTTTCGCTGGTCGCAGCTGTAAAAGGTTATAAAGTAATTATTGTAATGCCGGAATCGATGAGCGTTGAACGTAGGAAAATCATCGAAGCTTATGGCGCCGAATATGTTTTGACTCCAAGAGAAAAAGGAACTTCGGGTGCGGTTGAAAAAGCAAAGGAATTAGCGGCAACTATTAACAATGCTTTTTTGCCCTCTCAATTTACAAATCCTGCAAATGTTGAAGTTCACGAAAGAACAACGGCTCAGGAAATCCTTGCCGATTTTCCGGACGGAATTGATTATCTGATTACTGGCGTTGGAACGGGCGGACATATTACGGGTGTTTCTAAAATATTAAAACAACATTTTCCGAATCTAAAAACCATTGCTGTAGAACCTGCTTTATCTCCGGTTTTAAGCGGAGGAATTCCGGCTCCGCATCCTTTACAGGGAATTGGCGCTGGATTTATTCCGGAAGTTTTTAATAGAGAATATGTAGATGAAATTATTACGGTTGAAAAAAATGACGCTTTTAATTTTGCTAAAAAACTAACGCAGAAGGAAGGAATTTTTGGAGGAGTTTCAACAGGAGCAGCACTTGCAGGAGTTTCAAAAAAGCTAAAAGACATTCCAACCGGTTCTGTAATCCTGACTTTTAATTATGATACGGGCGAAAGATATCTTTCCGTTGAAGAATTATTCGGGTTCTTTTCTTAG
- a CDS encoding redoxin domain-containing protein: MADHSNKLDFENLYTSGLWSPVIETWAQMQQYAIKDDAVFFEDTKTILSRIKNKGTYTAFADKMVGVFAKAGKDVMVSDLGRYLAQSGQIEKAPNRLISAMNDLVAGSTAPFLQTPAGKKAITKKTLLFFYESGCNNCENEIHQLLGNYQIVKDKGYEVITVAADMTKEAGDGHGHEFPWKEQLCDYKGFAGPNFISYGIIGTPTFFTIDEKGKITGRYARLIDANILNNFVLTTDK, from the coding sequence TTGGCTGATCACTCAAATAAACTTGATTTTGAGAATCTGTACACAAGTGGTTTATGGAGTCCGGTAATTGAAACCTGGGCACAAATGCAGCAATATGCCATAAAAGACGACGCCGTTTTCTTTGAAGACACTAAAACAATCTTATCACGCATTAAAAACAAAGGCACTTATACAGCCTTTGCTGATAAAATGGTAGGTGTATTTGCAAAAGCAGGTAAAGATGTTATGGTAAGCGATCTGGGAAGATATCTAGCACAATCCGGTCAGATAGAAAAAGCACCTAATCGCTTGATAAGTGCCATGAACGATCTTGTTGCAGGATCAACAGCTCCTTTTTTGCAAACGCCGGCGGGTAAAAAAGCAATAACTAAAAAGACCTTATTGTTCTTCTATGAATCAGGCTGTAACAATTGCGAAAATGAAATACACCAATTATTAGGCAATTATCAGATCGTAAAAGACAAAGGCTATGAAGTCATTACCGTAGCTGCTGATATGACCAAAGAAGCTGGAGATGGTCACGGTCACGAATTCCCTTGGAAAGAACAGCTTTGCGATTATAAAGGATTTGCAGGACCTAATTTTATCTCTTATGGTATTATAGGAACTCCAACCTTTTTTACTATAGACGAAAAAGGAAAAATAACAGGTCGTTATGCAAGATTAATTGATGCTAATATTTTGAATAATTTTGTCTTGACAACTGATAAATAA
- the epsC gene encoding serine O-acetyltransferase EpsC produces the protein MNSFYQEIAKQHQQLLILPEKKLIHKFIDELFAILFSNTSKSFGCLTTIENKIDELEKQFDELVLDFAPKNENSKQQTKTFFEAIPYLHKKALNDAQTIFAKDPAAKTLEEVLYSYPGFFAISVYRFSHQLWEQDLKLLARTISEYAHIKTSIEIHPGAQIGEDFAIDHGTGIVIGETAIIGNNVQIYQGVTLGALSVKKEEAFIKRHPTIEDNVIIYANSTILGGQTTVGHDSIIGGNVWLTYTIPSNSVVYHKNEMKIKDNNPFPEPIFYSI, from the coding sequence ATGAATTCATTTTATCAAGAAATAGCAAAACAACATCAACAATTATTAATTCTTCCGGAGAAGAAATTAATTCATAAATTTATTGATGAGTTATTCGCCATATTATTTTCAAACACTTCAAAATCATTTGGATGTTTGACGACTATTGAAAATAAAATTGATGAATTGGAAAAGCAATTCGATGAACTGGTTTTAGATTTTGCGCCAAAAAATGAAAATAGCAAACAACAAACCAAAACATTTTTTGAAGCTATTCCGTATTTACATAAAAAAGCACTAAACGACGCTCAGACAATTTTTGCCAAAGATCCAGCAGCAAAGACTTTAGAAGAAGTTTTATACTCTTATCCCGGATTTTTCGCTATTTCTGTTTATCGTTTTTCGCATCAGTTATGGGAGCAAGATTTGAAACTTCTTGCCAGGACGATTTCAGAATATGCACATATAAAAACAAGTATAGAAATTCATCCGGGAGCACAAATAGGAGAAGATTTTGCCATTGATCACGGAACTGGAATTGTTATTGGCGAAACAGCTATTATCGGAAATAATGTTCAAATATACCAAGGTGTGACGCTTGGTGCTTTGAGTGTAAAAAAGGAAGAAGCTTTCATAAAAAGGCATCCAACTATTGAGGATAACGTGATTATTTATGCGAATAGCACGATTCTTGGCGGACAAACAACTGTTGGACACGATTCTATTATCGGGGGAAATGTTTGGCTTACGTACACGATTCCGTCAAATTCAGTGGTTTATCATAAAAATGAAATGAAGATTAAGGACAACAACCCTTTTCCCGAACCGATTTTTTATTCCATATAG
- the rocD gene encoding ornithine--oxo-acid transaminase yields the protein MAHKQEILSSKSEVLIEKENKYGAHNYHPLPVVLERGEGVYVWDVDGKKYYDFLSAYSAVNQGHCHPKIVKAMVDQAQKLALTSRAFYNDKLGNYEEYVTNYFGFDKVLPMNTGAEAVETALKLCRKWAYEVKGIHENLAQIIVCENNFHGRTTTIISFSNDETARKSFGPFTEGFIKIEYDNLEALEKVLESSKNIAGFLVEPIQGEAGVYVPSEGYLAKAKALCEKHNVLFIADEVQTGIARTGKLLAVHHENVQPDILILGKAISGGVYPVSAVLANNEIMNVIKPGQHGSTFGGNPVAAAVAIAALEVVKEENLAENAERLGIILRKGLNEIAERNNLITLVRGKGLLNAIVINCGEDSDLAWEICLRFRDNGLLAKPTHGNKIRLAPPLVMTEAQIQECLEIIEKSLNDFRD from the coding sequence ATGGCACATAAGCAAGAAATACTTTCATCAAAGTCTGAAGTTTTGATTGAAAAAGAAAACAAATACGGAGCTCACAATTATCATCCACTTCCGGTTGTTCTGGAAAGAGGAGAAGGAGTATACGTTTGGGATGTTGACGGGAAAAAGTATTATGATTTTTTATCGGCTTATTCTGCTGTTAACCAAGGACATTGTCATCCTAAAATTGTAAAAGCAATGGTTGATCAGGCTCAAAAATTGGCTTTGACTTCACGTGCTTTTTACAATGATAAATTAGGAAACTACGAAGAATATGTTACCAATTATTTTGGTTTTGATAAAGTATTACCAATGAATACTGGTGCAGAAGCGGTTGAAACGGCTTTGAAACTTTGTAGAAAATGGGCTTATGAAGTAAAAGGAATTCATGAAAATTTGGCGCAAATTATCGTTTGTGAGAATAATTTTCACGGAAGAACAACGACTATTATTTCATTTTCAAATGATGAAACAGCGCGTAAAAGTTTTGGTCCGTTTACAGAAGGATTTATAAAAATTGAATATGATAATCTTGAAGCTCTTGAAAAAGTTTTAGAATCATCAAAAAATATAGCAGGATTTTTGGTTGAACCAATTCAAGGTGAAGCTGGAGTTTATGTTCCGTCAGAAGGATATTTGGCGAAAGCAAAAGCATTGTGTGAGAAACATAATGTATTGTTTATTGCCGATGAGGTTCAAACTGGAATTGCGCGTACAGGAAAATTATTAGCGGTTCATCACGAAAATGTACAACCGGATATTTTGATTTTAGGAAAAGCAATTTCTGGTGGAGTTTATCCAGTTTCGGCAGTTTTAGCCAATAACGAAATCATGAATGTGATTAAACCGGGTCAACACGGATCTACTTTTGGTGGAAATCCTGTTGCTGCAGCTGTTGCAATCGCTGCTCTTGAAGTAGTTAAAGAAGAAAACTTAGCCGAAAATGCAGAACGTTTAGGAATCATTTTAAGAAAAGGATTAAACGAAATCGCTGAGCGTAACAACTTAATTACACTTGTTCGTGGAAAAGGTTTACTAAATGCAATCGTAATTAATTGTGGTGAAGATTCAGATCTTGCTTGGGAAATTTGCCTAAGATTCAGAGATAACGGATTATTAGCAAAACCAACTCACGGTAACAAGATCAGATTAGCGCCGCCTTTGGTAATGACGGAAGCTCAAATTCAGGAATGTCTTGAAATAATTGAGAAGTCATTAAATGATTTTAGAGATTAA
- a CDS encoding family 2A encapsulin nanocompartment cargo protein cysteine desulfurase, with amino-acid sequence MSINTNNNGLPNIDDLQNLANELFKALPNEFPKEISLSPDKSEHPRATKIAETLLQSGGANILAPSPTQNPVNIAPTPNSFTGFGATPTIPNYGSNTGASALYPNAGAGFDPQSGITTSGIQEDYNLNMNDPQTGFYDHNLKNGGSPQLTEDKFFSELLLNNQYLPFQTENSSFEIELQAALATVDTQFKRRDISPSSGDGPGNNYYFLDQNPFAFDKKSPNAIVGSTLGSTELNGIIGTNFNAELIKKDFPILRETVNGKPLIWFDNAATTQKPQSVIDRIAYFYEHENSNIHRAAHELAARASDAYEAAREKVKTFLNATSVNEIVFVRGATEGINLVAQSWGDHNLVAGDEIIVSNLEHHANIVPWKRLADKKGLKLRVIPVDDDGQILLDEYAKLLNPKTRLVAFTQVSNALGTVTPAKKIVEMAHSAGAKVLIDGAQSVSHMKVDVQDLNPDWLVFSGHKLFGPTGIGALYGKEDLLNEMEPYQAGGNMIQDVTFEEIKYHKAPNRFEAGTGNIADAIGLGAAIDYVTKLGIDAIGQYEHYLLEYATKLLKEIPGVRLIGTAKDKASVLSFNLQGYSNDQVGQALNKEGVAVRTGHHCAQPILRRMGVETTVRPSLAFYNTTQDVDTFIKTLWELKKFKF; translated from the coding sequence ATGAGTATAAATACTAACAACAACGGTTTACCTAACATTGACGATTTGCAAAATTTAGCAAACGAATTGTTCAAGGCTTTACCCAACGAATTTCCGAAAGAGATTTCGTTGAGTCCGGATAAAAGCGAACATCCTCGTGCGACTAAAATTGCCGAAACGTTATTGCAATCGGGAGGCGCTAATATATTAGCTCCAAGTCCGACGCAAAATCCGGTAAATATAGCGCCAACTCCCAATTCCTTCACTGGTTTTGGAGCAACGCCAACTATTCCTAATTATGGCAGTAATACTGGTGCTTCGGCTTTATATCCAAATGCCGGAGCGGGATTTGATCCTCAAAGTGGTATAACAACATCTGGAATTCAGGAAGATTATAATCTGAATATGAATGATCCGCAGACTGGTTTTTATGATCATAATTTAAAAAATGGAGGTTCGCCACAATTGACGGAAGACAAGTTTTTCTCAGAGTTGCTTTTAAACAATCAATATTTACCTTTTCAAACTGAAAATTCTTCTTTTGAAATTGAATTACAAGCAGCTTTAGCAACGGTTGATACGCAATTTAAAAGACGTGATATTTCTCCATCAAGTGGAGATGGACCTGGAAATAACTATTATTTCTTAGATCAGAATCCGTTTGCTTTTGATAAAAAAAGTCCAAATGCAATTGTAGGAAGCACACTTGGATCAACAGAACTGAACGGAATTATTGGCACTAATTTTAATGCCGAATTAATCAAGAAAGATTTCCCGATTCTACGTGAAACTGTGAATGGAAAACCGCTAATTTGGTTTGATAATGCGGCAACGACTCAAAAACCACAATCGGTAATTGATCGTATTGCGTATTTCTATGAGCATGAAAATTCTAATATTCACCGTGCAGCACATGAACTTGCCGCTCGAGCATCTGATGCTTATGAAGCTGCTCGCGAAAAAGTAAAAACCTTTTTGAATGCCACTTCTGTAAACGAAATTGTATTTGTTCGCGGCGCAACCGAAGGTATAAATCTTGTTGCACAAAGTTGGGGCGATCATAATCTAGTTGCCGGAGACGAAATCATAGTGAGTAATCTGGAACATCACGCTAATATTGTTCCGTGGAAAAGATTGGCTGATAAAAAAGGATTGAAACTACGTGTGATTCCGGTAGATGATGATGGACAAATTTTGCTTGATGAATATGCTAAATTGCTAAATCCAAAAACACGTTTGGTTGCTTTTACACAAGTTTCAAATGCATTGGGAACTGTAACTCCTGCTAAAAAAATTGTCGAAATGGCACATTCCGCTGGAGCGAAAGTTTTAATAGATGGCGCACAATCGGTTTCGCACATGAAAGTTGATGTTCAGGATTTGAATCCGGATTGGCTGGTTTTTTCAGGACACAAATTATTTGGTCCAACAGGAATCGGCGCTTTATACGGTAAAGAAGATTTATTGAACGAAATGGAACCGTATCAAGCGGGCGGAAACATGATTCAGGATGTTACTTTTGAGGAAATAAAATACCATAAAGCACCAAATCGTTTTGAAGCCGGAACCGGAAATATTGCCGATGCAATTGGTCTTGGAGCTGCAATTGATTACGTAACTAAGCTAGGAATTGACGCAATCGGGCAATACGAACATTATTTGTTAGAATATGCTACAAAACTGCTGAAAGAAATTCCGGGCGTACGATTGATAGGAACCGCTAAAGATAAAGCAAGTGTACTTTCTTTTAATCTGCAAGGATATTCAAACGATCAGGTTGGACAAGCGCTTAACAAAGAAGGTGTTGCTGTAAGAACCGGACATCATTGCGCTCAGCCAATTTTGAGAAGAATGGGCGTTGAAACAACCGTTCGTCCTTCATTAGCTTTTTATAACACTACACAAGACGTTGATACTTTTATCAAAACTTTGTGGGAACTTAAAAAATTTAAGTTTTAA
- a CDS encoding S24 family peptidase encodes MNLPVDFVDRLCSLNSTISKDWIRTGNGNVLENDYNTNQSYNKDNTYNNTNESLSSGYFRSNSLPLISAETMIEYSVDNKEVAEASATQFLVPTFKGADYLITVIGSSMYPRYNNGDIVACKHLSLNTFFQWNKVYVINTEQGVLVKRICKSNNEDFVTIVSDNKEYDTFELPKSEILSIAIVTGVIRLE; translated from the coding sequence GTGAACCTTCCTGTTGATTTTGTTGACAGATTATGCAGCTTAAATTCTACAATAAGCAAAGATTGGATTAGAACCGGAAACGGAAATGTTTTAGAAAACGACTACAATACTAATCAAAGTTATAATAAAGATAATACTTACAATAATACAAACGAAAGCCTAAGTTCTGGTTATTTTAGAAGTAATAGTCTTCCTCTTATATCGGCAGAAACTATGATTGAGTATAGTGTTGATAATAAAGAAGTTGCTGAAGCTTCTGCAACGCAGTTTTTAGTTCCAACCTTTAAAGGCGCAGATTATTTAATTACGGTAATTGGTAGTTCGATGTATCCTAGATATAATAATGGAGACATTGTGGCTTGTAAACATCTGTCTTTAAATACGTTTTTTCAATGGAATAAGGTTTATGTTATCAATACAGAACAAGGTGTATTGGTAAAGCGTATATGTAAATCAAATAACGAAGATTTTGTCACAATCGTGAGTGATAACAAGGAATATGATACGTTTGAGTTGCCTAAATCAGAAATACTTTCTATAGCGATTGTAACGGGCGTTATTCGGTTAGAATAA
- a CDS encoding family 2A encapsulin nanocompartment shell protein codes for MAESKQQQTALGDVAARQLAIATRSVPQIGTISPRWLTHLLHWVPVESGVFRLNKVKDGSHIEVDCSARDERILPNTFVDYIENPREYNLAAVQTIVEVHTRVSDLYSKPYNQISEQLRLAIETIKERQESELINNKDYGLLSNVAPSQIIKTRTGAPTPDDLDELLTKVWKEPGFFLLHPLAIAAFGRECTRRGVPPPTTSLFGSQFLTWRGIPLIPSDKLPIKDGKSKIILLRTGESRQGVIGLIQPGLQGEQSPGLSVRFMGINEKAIASYLVSLYCSLAVLVDDAIAVLEDVEIGKYHEYKY; via the coding sequence ATGGCTGAATCTAAACAACAACAAACCGCATTAGGCGATGTAGCAGCAAGACAATTAGCAATTGCGACACGTTCGGTTCCGCAAATCGGGACAATATCTCCACGTTGGCTCACACATCTTTTACATTGGGTTCCGGTAGAATCAGGAGTTTTCCGTTTGAATAAAGTAAAAGACGGAAGCCACATCGAAGTAGATTGTTCTGCAAGAGACGAAAGAATTTTACCTAATACTTTTGTCGATTATATTGAGAATCCAAGAGAATATAATCTTGCTGCTGTTCAAACTATTGTAGAAGTACATACGCGTGTTTCTGACTTATACAGCAAACCGTACAATCAAATTTCTGAGCAGCTTCGTTTGGCTATCGAAACCATCAAAGAGCGTCAGGAAAGCGAATTAATCAACAATAAAGATTATGGTTTATTGAGCAACGTTGCTCCTTCTCAAATTATAAAAACAAGAACTGGCGCACCAACTCCAGACGATTTAGACGAATTATTAACTAAAGTCTGGAAAGAACCAGGTTTCTTCTTGTTACATCCTTTAGCAATCGCAGCTTTTGGCCGTGAATGTACTCGTCGTGGAGTTCCACCTCCAACAACTTCTTTATTTGGATCACAATTTTTAACCTGGAGAGGAATTCCGCTTATTCCATCAGATAAATTGCCTATTAAAGATGGTAAATCAAAAATTATCCTTTTAAGAACCGGAGAAAGCCGTCAAGGTGTTATCGGACTTATTCAGCCAGGTTTACAAGGCGAACAATCTCCTGGATTATCAGTTCGTTTTATGGGAATAAATGAAAAAGCAATCGCTTCTTATCTTGTATCTCTATATTGCTCTTTAGCAGTTTTAGTAGATGACGCCATCGCAGTTCTTGAAGATGTAGAAATAGGAAAGTATCATGAGTATAAATACTAA